One Campylobacter concisus genomic window, AGGAATTTTGGAGTGAAATTTGAAACGAAGTGACGTTGAGGGATATATAAAAGAGAAATTTGACGTTTTAGGTGAGCAAATTTTCCCAAAATATCCAAAATTTAGTGCCTTTCGTCACAAGAAAAATGAGAAGTGGTTTGCGCTGATTATGCAGTTAAGCGCTAGCAAGCTTGGGCTTGAAAGTGATGAAATGATAGAAGTTTTAAATCTAAAATGCAGTCCAGATCTAGCGATGGTGCTAGTTGATGAGCAGCAAATTTTTAAGGCATATCATATGAATAAAAAGCACTGGATCAGTGTAAATTTAAACTCCAAAATCTCACAAAAAACAGTTTTTGACCTGATAGACGAGAGCTTTAGCTTAAGCAAATAAAAGCCATTTTCAGCCTTAAATTTAGTAGTTTTTGTTAAAATCACGAAAAA contains:
- a CDS encoding MmcQ/YjbR family DNA-binding protein, with translation MKRSDVEGYIKEKFDVLGEQIFPKYPKFSAFRHKKNEKWFALIMQLSASKLGLESDEMIEVLNLKCSPDLAMVLVDEQQIFKAYHMNKKHWISVNLNSKISQKTVFDLIDESFSLSK